From the genome of Nicotiana sylvestris chromosome 2, ASM39365v2, whole genome shotgun sequence, one region includes:
- the LOC138885841 gene encoding uncharacterized protein: MDAFVLFDLSSSYSYVSSYFSRYLDMPRDSLAMHVHVSIPVGDSIILDYVYRSCVVTIGGLEMRVDLLLLSMVDFYKILGIDWLSPCQAILYYHAKTVKLSMAPRVEWKGSLDYVPSKVISYLKAQRMIEKGCLAYLAFMRDVITDTPTIKSLQIVRDFPDVFPADLLGMPPDRDTDFGIDLVSGTHHIFVTLYRIAPTELKELKEQIQELLDKGFISPSLLPWGAPVLFVKKKDSVMRM; the protein is encoded by the coding sequence ATGGATGCTTTTGTATTATTTGACCTTAGTTCTTCTTATTCCTATGTatcatcatacttttctcgttatttggatatgccccgtgattCCTTAGCTatgcatgttcatgtatctataccggtgggtgattcgATTATCCTGGACTatgtgtatcggtcatgtgtggtgactattgggggattggagATGAGAGTTGATCTTTtactgcttagtatggttgatttttaCAAGATTTTAGGCATTGATTGGTTGTCACCATGTCAAGCTATTCTATATTATCACGCTAAGACCGTGAAGTTGTCAATGGCGCCTAGGGTTGAGTGGAAAGGTTCCctggattatgttcctagtaaagtgatttcatacttgaaggctCAACGGATGattgagaagggatgtttggcataTTTGGCCTTTATGAGGGATGTTATTACTGATACTCCTACCATTAAGTCTCTTCAGATAGTGAGAGactttccagatgtgtttcctgcagacctgttgggcatgccacccgacagggatactGATTTCGGTATTGACCTAGTGTCGGGCACTCATCATATCTTTGTTACTCTGTATCGTATtgcaccaacagagttgaaggaattgaaagaacagatTCAGGAGCtacttgataagggattcattagtCCTAGTTtgttgcct